Proteins encoded by one window of Xanthomonas sp. DAR 80977:
- a CDS encoding DUF4893 domain-containing protein — protein sequence MAPLSALAAPDCDWNGHASAADRAAVTVSARSLQQAIAPRYGDAEQEAGAALARTLLQRAQTPQPLGKLEGRWKLRSIQVDRDFAYAYPYFKAEIARGPCGYRLRKTSGSQRRSGTLSALAADSRELAFLGASTVNDEPEAAYAPGNVSDGTHGNSVGRLVALGPDELLLILDGNDKGFELYQLVR from the coding sequence ATGGCGCCGCTGTCCGCGCTCGCCGCGCCTGACTGCGACTGGAACGGCCATGCCAGCGCCGCCGACCGCGCCGCGGTCACCGTCTCCGCGCGCAGCCTGCAGCAGGCGATCGCGCCGCGCTACGGCGATGCCGAGCAGGAAGCCGGCGCGGCGCTGGCGCGCACGTTGCTGCAGCGCGCACAGACGCCGCAGCCGCTGGGCAAGCTGGAGGGCCGCTGGAAGCTGCGCTCGATCCAGGTCGATCGCGACTTCGCCTATGCCTATCCCTATTTCAAGGCAGAGATCGCGCGCGGTCCCTGCGGCTACCGCCTGCGCAAGACCAGCGGCTCGCAGCGCCGCAGCGGCACGCTGTCCGCGCTGGCCGCGGACAGCCGCGAACTGGCGTTCCTCGGCGCCAGCACGGTCAACGACGAGCCGGAAGCCGCGTATGCCCCCGGCAACGTGTCCGACGGCACCCATGGCAACAGCGTCGGCCGCCTGGTCGCGCTCGGCCCGGACGAACTGCTGCTGATCCTGGACGGCAACGACAAGGGCTTCGAGCTGTACCAGCTGGTCCGCTGA
- the dusB gene encoding tRNA dihydrouridine synthase DusB has product MRIGPYTIEPKVILAPMAGVTDKPFRLLCKRLGAGLAVSEMTISDPRFWQTRKSLQRMDHAGEPDPVSVQIAGTEPQQLAEAARYNADHGAQLIDINMGCPAKKVCNAWAGSALMRDEALVARILDAVVAASPVPVTLKIRTGWDCDHRNGPAIARIAEDCGIAALAVHGRTRDQHYSGQAEYATIAQIKAALRIPVIANGDIDSPHKAAQVLAATGADAVMVGRAAQGRPWIFGEIAHYLATGELLPAPSLPCVRDTLLGHLQALHEFYGEAQGVRIARKHLGWYARDRPENAAFRAVVNRAETADAQLRLTADYFDALIAGVSPDLPAAA; this is encoded by the coding sequence ATGCGTATCGGCCCCTACACGATCGAACCGAAGGTGATCCTGGCGCCGATGGCCGGGGTCACCGACAAGCCGTTCCGGCTGCTGTGCAAGCGCCTGGGCGCCGGCCTGGCGGTGTCGGAGATGACCATTTCCGACCCGCGCTTCTGGCAGACCCGCAAGTCGCTGCAGCGCATGGACCACGCCGGCGAGCCGGACCCGGTCAGCGTGCAGATCGCCGGCACCGAGCCGCAGCAGCTGGCCGAGGCGGCGCGCTACAACGCCGACCACGGCGCGCAGCTGATCGACATCAACATGGGCTGCCCGGCGAAGAAGGTGTGCAACGCCTGGGCCGGCTCGGCGCTGATGCGCGACGAGGCGCTGGTGGCGCGCATCCTCGACGCGGTGGTGGCCGCCTCGCCGGTGCCGGTGACGCTGAAGATCCGCACCGGCTGGGACTGCGACCACCGCAACGGCCCGGCCATCGCGCGCATCGCCGAGGACTGCGGCATCGCCGCGCTGGCCGTGCACGGCCGCACCCGCGACCAGCACTACAGCGGGCAGGCCGAATACGCCACGATCGCGCAGATCAAGGCCGCGCTGCGCATCCCGGTGATCGCCAACGGCGACATCGATTCGCCGCACAAGGCCGCGCAGGTGCTGGCCGCCACCGGCGCCGATGCGGTGATGGTCGGCCGCGCCGCGCAGGGCCGGCCGTGGATCTTCGGCGAGATCGCGCACTACCTGGCCACCGGCGAACTGCTGCCGGCGCCGTCGCTGCCGTGCGTGCGCGACACCCTGCTCGGCCACCTGCAGGCGCTGCACGAGTTCTACGGCGAGGCGCAGGGCGTGCGCATCGCGCGCAAGCACCTGGGCTGGTACGCCAGGGACCGCCCCGAGAACGCGGCGTTCCGCGCCGTGGTCAACCGCGCCGAGACCGCCGATGCGCAGCTGCGGCTGACGGCCGATTACTTCGACGCACTGATCGCCGGCGTGTCGCCCGACCTACCCGCCGCGGCCTGA
- a CDS encoding metal-dependent hydrolase, which produces MDSLSQIVLGGAVAAAIAPAAHRRAALLAGAALGTVPDLDSLLLLPLTRDPVTLMTVHRSFSHSLFVLPLLGWLIWWLYRRFGHGRVAEAPRRWFWAMQLALITHPLLDAFTVYGTQLWWPLRPPPAMWSSVFIIDPGYTLWLIVACAIAWWARARRVAQQALLAGLILSSAYLGWSLLAKHLVDRQADRALAAMGLQHAPRFSVPMPFNTLLWRVVAMTPGGYVIGERSLVADSGQMRFQGYPSNTQALGQVRALPSVQRLSWFNRGFMRAQVKDGELVLSDLRMGLEPDYNFNFAVARQRGDGWQAIAPRQLQAAYRAPVARGQIGAALARMWRRIWTEPAAATPVGAPAPSELH; this is translated from the coding sequence ATGGATTCCCTCTCCCAGATCGTGCTCGGCGGCGCCGTCGCCGCCGCCATCGCGCCTGCCGCGCACCGCCGCGCCGCGTTGCTCGCCGGCGCCGCGCTCGGCACCGTGCCCGACCTCGATTCGCTGCTCCTGCTGCCGCTGACCCGCGACCCGGTCACGCTGATGACGGTGCACCGCAGCTTCAGCCACTCGCTGTTCGTGCTGCCGCTGCTCGGCTGGCTGATCTGGTGGCTGTACCGGCGCTTCGGCCATGGCCGCGTGGCCGAAGCGCCGCGCCGCTGGTTCTGGGCGATGCAGCTGGCCTTGATCACGCATCCGCTGCTGGATGCGTTCACCGTCTACGGCACCCAGCTGTGGTGGCCGTTGCGGCCGCCGCCGGCGATGTGGTCCAGCGTGTTCATCATCGATCCGGGCTACACGCTGTGGCTGATCGTGGCCTGCGCCATCGCCTGGTGGGCGCGCGCGCGGCGCGTGGCGCAGCAGGCGCTGCTGGCCGGACTGATCCTGAGCAGCGCCTACCTGGGCTGGTCGCTGCTGGCCAAGCACCTGGTCGATCGCCAGGCCGACCGCGCGCTGGCGGCGATGGGCCTGCAGCACGCGCCGCGCTTCTCGGTGCCGATGCCGTTCAACACCTTGCTGTGGCGGGTGGTGGCGATGACCCCGGGCGGCTACGTGATCGGCGAACGCTCGCTGGTCGCCGACAGCGGGCAGATGCGGTTCCAGGGCTATCCCTCCAACACCCAGGCGCTGGGCCAGGTGCGCGCGCTGCCGTCGGTGCAGCGGCTGAGCTGGTTCAACCGCGGCTTCATGCGCGCCCAGGTCAAGGACGGCGAACTGGTGCTCAGCGACCTGCGCATGGGCCTGGAGCCGGACTACAACTTCAATTTCGCGGTGGCGCGGCAGCGCGGCGACGGCTGGCAGGCGATCGCACCGCGCCAGCTGCAGGCCGCGTATCGCGCCCCGGTGGCGCGCGGGCAGATCGGCGCGGCGCTGGCGCGGATGTGGCGGCGGATCTGGACCGAACCTGCAGCGGCGACGCCGGTCGGCGCGCCGGCGCCGTCCGAGCTGCACTGA
- a CDS encoding tetratricopeptide repeat protein, giving the protein MEKVKPGKALSSRRLRSAWNWMNPIAPASSGIVVHTPATTASARFPARLGLCWVLILLAANGTAIARNTVSGCPDDRAARTLPDAALCVRHAGLSPPETARGARVAALFAHARDRLDAGRFEAAEQALDCADANIGDGGDGGDERLRYELTRRRGILDFRRERIAQALERFECAATLSRALGDRGAEARDLNNVGAALRRLGDFRGALRNMTISLGIQRAQGGAAASVLNNIADVYRELREPDTAMRYYRDALAANRAKGDSIEAAHVQETMAELALDSGDTRQALAWLQEALAVYREKGRRAYELRVHDGLIRAALALGDVPQARRWSSSALALADAWKLPLPSALQLQMARTTRLEGNAAATAARLREALASATSGDPVRVPLLEELARLQESTGDAVAANATLRRANADAAALVRAQHDRQLDWLRIRFESAEQQRTIDQLASENSLRKAQLRQRTLLLWLILVSGLAAALGGWLLLQRRRQRARLLEETRRIRHEEELARYRREADALAEDRNLLQTLLDSREDAVCLLDAEGQVLVANRAGRLRLGGADAAEPVGQAVSAFVVEAERPALQSALERMEDSAAQRVAFVARHGGPLIATLEPWPGGDGLVVLVLQERGSDAATDTGQAAEQEEGAAAPAARDAFRRTLVELMLAVIDTWERATGTGRLELAERSRIWRVNIDDGRLRARAMERYLAVSKLPHNPRWRDVLRSAYFVLAHCDGLSADTRAALQARVDAVLAYTRRDALV; this is encoded by the coding sequence ACGACCGCAAGCGCCCGCTTTCCGGCAAGACTCGGACTGTGCTGGGTGCTCATCCTGCTCGCGGCGAACGGTACCGCGATCGCGCGAAACACGGTGTCCGGCTGCCCGGATGACAGGGCGGCGCGCACGCTTCCGGACGCGGCGCTTTGCGTCCGGCATGCCGGGCTTTCGCCACCGGAAACGGCGCGCGGCGCGCGGGTGGCAGCGTTGTTCGCGCACGCCAGGGACCGCCTCGACGCTGGCCGCTTCGAGGCCGCCGAGCAGGCGCTGGATTGCGCCGACGCAAACATCGGCGACGGCGGCGACGGCGGCGACGAGCGCTTGCGCTACGAACTCACGCGCCGCCGCGGCATTCTCGATTTTCGCCGCGAACGCATTGCGCAGGCGCTCGAGCGGTTCGAGTGCGCGGCCACGCTGTCCAGGGCGCTCGGCGATCGCGGGGCGGAGGCGCGCGATCTGAACAACGTGGGCGCGGCGCTGCGCCGTCTCGGCGATTTTCGCGGCGCCCTGCGCAACATGACGATCAGCCTCGGGATCCAGCGCGCCCAGGGCGGGGCAGCGGCATCCGTGCTCAACAACATCGCCGACGTGTATCGCGAATTGCGCGAGCCCGACACCGCGATGCGCTACTACCGCGATGCGCTCGCCGCCAACCGCGCGAAGGGCGACTCCATCGAGGCGGCGCATGTGCAGGAGACCATGGCAGAGCTGGCGCTCGACAGCGGCGATACGCGCCAGGCGCTGGCCTGGCTGCAGGAGGCCCTGGCCGTCTACCGCGAGAAGGGCCGCCGGGCCTATGAGCTGCGGGTCCATGACGGCCTGATCCGCGCGGCGCTGGCGTTGGGCGACGTGCCGCAGGCGCGGCGCTGGAGTTCCAGCGCGCTGGCGCTGGCCGACGCGTGGAAGCTGCCGCTGCCTTCGGCGTTGCAGTTGCAGATGGCGCGGACGACACGGCTCGAAGGCAATGCCGCCGCCACCGCGGCGCGCCTGCGCGAGGCGCTGGCATCGGCCACCAGCGGCGATCCGGTGCGGGTACCGCTGCTGGAGGAACTGGCGCGGCTGCAGGAAAGCACGGGCGATGCCGTGGCGGCCAACGCCACGCTGCGGCGTGCGAACGCGGACGCGGCAGCGCTGGTGCGCGCACAGCACGACCGCCAGTTGGACTGGTTGCGGATCCGTTTCGAGAGCGCCGAGCAGCAGCGCACCATCGACCAGTTGGCGAGCGAGAACAGCCTGCGCAAGGCGCAACTGCGCCAACGCACGCTGCTGCTGTGGCTGATACTGGTGTCCGGTCTTGCGGCCGCGCTTGGCGGCTGGCTGCTGCTGCAGCGGCGCCGGCAACGCGCGCGCCTGCTGGAGGAAACGCGGCGGATCCGCCACGAGGAGGAACTCGCCCGCTATCGGCGCGAGGCGGACGCGCTGGCCGAGGATCGCAACCTGCTGCAGACCCTGCTCGATAGCCGCGAGGATGCGGTGTGCCTGCTCGATGCCGAAGGTCAGGTGCTGGTCGCCAATCGCGCCGGACGCCTTCGGCTCGGCGGCGCGGACGCTGCCGAGCCAGTGGGACAGGCGGTCTCCGCCTTCGTGGTCGAAGCCGAGCGTCCCGCGCTGCAGTCGGCGCTGGAGCGGATGGAGGACAGCGCGGCGCAGCGCGTCGCATTCGTCGCCCGGCACGGCGGCCCGCTGATCGCGACGCTCGAACCCTGGCCGGGAGGCGACGGCCTGGTCGTCCTCGTCTTGCAGGAACGCGGCAGCGATGCGGCTACCGACACCGGGCAGGCCGCGGAGCAGGAGGAGGGCGCCGCCGCGCCTGCGGCGCGCGATGCGTTCCGGCGCACGCTGGTCGAACTCATGCTGGCGGTCATCGACACCTGGGAACGGGCCACCGGGACCGGCCGGCTAGAACTGGCCGAGCGCAGCCGGATCTGGCGCGTGAACATCGACGACGGCCGCCTGCGCGCACGCGCGATGGAGCGCTATCTGGCGGTCTCCAAGTTGCCGCACAACCCGCGCTGGCGGGATGTGCTGCGTTCGGCCTATTTCGTGCTCGCGCACTGCGACGGGCTGTCGGCGGACACGCGCGCCGCGCTGCAGGCCAGGGTCGACGCGGTGCTGGCCTACACCCGCCGGGACGCGCTCGTCTGA